In Epinephelus lanceolatus isolate andai-2023 chromosome 7, ASM4190304v1, whole genome shotgun sequence, the genomic stretch GAAGGAGATGAGATACTGTAGCTGTCCATTTGTGCATGTGCTTTTATGGTaactaatcaatcaatcaaactatGAAAACAATTAATTACAAATGGTGTCATCTAGTCCAGGTCCTTAAACGCACCATAACACTGACAGCTAGATGAGAATGCCTTGAGTTTCCATGCAAAACAATTACCGAAGCCTGCTGCAGCCTCCAAGACGTTTCCTTCCTGActgttgtcatgtcatgtccGTTGACGTAGGATTTTACAAAGTATACAGCTAATCTCAGACAAGGTGTACAAGATCCAGTTAGAGACATCTATGACTGGAGCAAATGATTGCAATATTCATCCAGGTAACATCAGGATTGGGCTTTAAGTAACAATCGACCGGCTTGCAGAAATCGGTTGTGTttccatttaaaataaaacatatcttCATAATACTCCTCtctatttttcctctcacagtTCTGCAACTTGTTCTTTGGATCAGTGCTTCCCCCGTCCTCTCAGATGACCACTCAACCAGTGACAACTCAGGAAGTGTTGGCAAGTGACAGTGACGATGACGCACAGTGAAGCAGAGTGGCAGTGTGCTGATGGATGAGAGCAGGGAGATGGACTGGACCTTAAAGTGTGTATTACAACACTTTTAAACACATGCCACCTGCAGGACTAGAAAAGAAATGGACACCTTGAATGATCTTACCAGCCTGTACCAGTGTTGTACATAGGTTATTTTTTTACGTGGTCAAAAATATGCAAAGACGGTGTACAGCATGGCCACTGctaatgtttcattttattgaGCTATAATGGTGGACTTCAAAATATGGGATTATGTGAAACTGGACATgaagcacttcctgtttactttGGTTCAAAGTCTGTTTGGTTTGTGATCGAGGTGCAACAAAAAAGCTCCTCTAAATAAAGGAAATACATTTCACAAACACAAGTATGTAaacattatttaatatttatgtaCAAATCAAAAGGTTCAAGTATGACAGAGATTTAGATGAGGGCTTTAGATGAAGACCAATGAGACAGGATGTAGAGGACTTCGTAAAACACCTCCTCATTTTTCCAGATCCAGTCcgatagatttatttatttatttgtcagaaGTAAGATTCAGTAAAGGAAGCAGAATATCTAAGCGTCTGTGATGCAGTCTTTGCAGGTTTAGGCTCATCACTGCTCCCTTTCTCTTTTTGCACCTGGAAACTCTTCCCCCTCGTCTGcggtttcctcctctctcggtccctctccttctccagctccttctctttcttcttcctcgacttttcctcctctttctcctttctctctcgctccctccgcctcctcctcctttccctgGAGCTTAGTTTCTCCTCTACCGCCTCCTCCTCAACTGGTTTCCCCATCCCCGTCCCGTCACTGAAATCCTGGATCAAGATTTTGGGGACTTGCATTTTGGATACCTTCTTGGGCTGCTCTCCTCTCAGTCTGCGGAAGAGACCAAAACGTTTACGGGGGTCAGGCGGCGGCTGCTCCTGCTGCACTGCCGTCGTCTCGGTCACTGCTGCAGACGGTGACGGGGTGACATCTGAAGGAGTTTGGGTTGGATTTACAGCTCCAGGATTGGACTGTGATTCACCGTGTTCAACCTCTGGATGATTTGGGATAGATTGTGATTTCCTCTCTGGCATGATGAAGAGATCTTCAGAGAGCCGGCGTGCTAACCTGGCCCCACGGGAGCTGGACGGCTTGCGGATGCAGACATCCCCAGAGGACCGACTGCTGCATAAAGCGGAGGCTTGTGTCAAACTGCTGTCATTCGGCTCTTCCTGGTCTTTCACAAGGTGAGAGTCGTTTTCTTGGACTTGTGGGATGCTGTCAGTGTTGGGAGAGTCTGTTGGTGCAGTGGGAATAAAGACGTCGTCCTcttctacagtgttttcttgAACAGTTTCTGTgctttcttcctcctccacagcacccACAGTGACCTGGCTCGTTGGTTGTTCAGGTGCAGGTTCCTCAGAGATACTCATTTCCACTGAACTGGTCTCTCCATCAGGCTCAGTGGTGAGAGTCACAGCTTCAGCCTGTGTTGAAGTCACATCCTTCAGTGGAGGTGTTATCGAGTCAGTcgtctctgtttctgttgtttccTCTGTTTGCTTATCAACCTGGGCCTCTGAGGGTGCAGTCAAacttccttcttcttcctcctgtgTAGGTTCACATGCAGCTGCATCACACTCTTTCTCCAATGCTTCACTTGACTCTGTCACTATGTCACTTGCAGCTGGTGTTTCTGCTTcagtctctgtatcacctattAAGTCAGTATCTTCTTGTTGTTCGATGCATTCAGGTGAACTCCGTATTAATGTTTCTGCGTCtgtgtgtgaatctgtgtgATGTTCTGAATCTATTAGTTCTATTTCAGCCTCCAGTTCATCCTGTGTGGCTGCATTGTTCTTGACTGTTTCTTGTGTCTGTGCCAGTGCATCACCTTCTGTCTCTGATTGGGTGTGGGGCTCTTCTGTCATGTCTATTTCTGCTAATGACTCATGACTCTGGTATTTTCCTTCAAACGCATCTCCCTGTGAGCTTTGGTCTGTCTCTGTGATCACGTCTtgctgttgtgtctctgtctctgcctctacTGGAGGATCTGTGACAGTTGGACCTTCAATTTtaccgtctgtctctgtgatcaCGTCTtgctgttgtgtctctgtctctgtctctactGGAGAATCTGTGACAGTTGGACCTTCGATTTtaccgtctgtctctgtgatcaCATCTtgctgttgtgtctctgtctctactGGAGGATCTGTGACAGTTGGACCTTCGATTTtaccgtctgtctctgtgatcaCGTCTTGCTGTTGTGTCTCTGACTCTGCCTCTACTGGAGGATCTGTGACAGTTGGACCTTCGATTTtaccgtctgtctctgtgatcaTGTCTtgctgttgtgtctctgtctctgtctctactGGAGGATCTGTGACAGTTGGACCTTCGATTTtaccgtctgtctctgtgatcaTGTCTtgctgttgtgtctctgtctctgtctctactGGAGGATCTGTGACAGTTGGACCTTCGATtttactgtctgtctctgtgatcaCATCTtgctgttgtgtctctgtctctactGGAGGATCTGTGACAGTTGGACCTTCGATTTtaccgtctgtctctgtgatcaCGTCTtgctgttgtgtctctgtctctactGGAGGATCTTTTACAGTTGCAGCTTCTGTTTTACCGTCTGTCTCTGAGCCCGGGCTTGTCTCAGCTGTGACTGCGTCCACTTGCATCTGTTGCACATTTTCAGTTTCTATGCTCTCCTCTGGTTTCACGTCCTGTTCCTCACTTGAGGCAACACTCTCTTGCATCTCCACCTCTGTGCTTTTATCTGCATCTTCCTGTATCTCAGT encodes the following:
- the tbc1d10c gene encoding uncharacterized protein tbc1d10c isoform X2; protein product: MSSQTGPAQKNLSEEDSSGSDVGSEVGLEPETDRFGFIVTNGSTAGSVGPPPELVRQRETKWINIISQWDRMLLKKTSKVKVQCQKGIPASLRAKCWPLLCGATDRMKQNENLYQSLDSQPALQSWVDVIERDLDRQFPFHEMFLSKDGHGQRGLFRVLKAYTQYQPEEGYCQAQGPVAAVLLMNMPAEEAFWCLVQISEQYLPGYYSPLLEGVLFDAAMLTWVLKRTCPAAHKHLQHHGVEPLMFATDWLMCLFTRHLPFNTLLRVWDLFFCYGVRVLLQVAVVLVRRVLGRAEQRKQCQGQMETLERLRGVREEVHEEDDTFIAEVCSVQLSARDLEKHTEKELEKWRKDRPSSTFDPRGRCQGYRMAWARARQSEEARDREAREKGNLSVPLTRSASTLSLSPSLLQKRWKKGGKASTREWEGGGKVVRHLSMGAKEDFRSWTELNFKKVQGVQEEEDIVFEEHKKQSETKLTGETEQKELLEKPKKMEIQNVPTEHVETVIKDEIVQMETRTTEKEESPLKETVETKMLSEETEKTNVETEQTNSPAEDQTSENILQPEHKQGEELDSSSPSQVLEQQSPESKHLETEVKDTNKETEEQSGHTAAVEENQTEIQEDADKSTEVEMQESVASSEEQDVKPEESIETENVQQMQVDAVTAETSPGSETDGKTEAATVKDPPVETETQQQDVITETDGKIEGPTVTDPPVETETQQQDVITETDSKIEGPTVTDPPVETETETQQQDMITETDGKIEGPTVTDPPVETETETQQQDMITETDGKIEGPTVTDPPVEAESETQQQDVITETDGKIEGPTVTDPPAETETQQQDVITETDQSSQGDAFEGKYQSHESLAEIDMTEEPHTQSETEGDALAQTQETVKNNAATQDELEAEIELIDSEHHTDSHTDAETLIRSSPECIEQQEDTDLIGDTETEAETPAASDIVTESSEALEKECDAAACEPTQEEEEGSLTAPSEAQVDKQTEETTETETTDSITPPLKDVTSTQAEAVTLTTEPDGETSSVEMSISEEPAPEQPTSQVTVGAVEEEESTETVQENTVEEDDVFIPTAPTDSPNTDSIPQVQENDSHLVKDQEEPNDSSLTQASALCSSRSSGDVCIRKPSSSRGARLARRLSEDLFIMPERKSQSIPNHPEVEHGESQSNPGAVNPTQTPSDVTPSPSAAVTETTAVQQEQPPPDPRKRFGLFRRLRGEQPKKVSKMQVPKILIQDFSDGTGMGKPVEEEAVEEKLSSRERRRRRRERERKEKEEEKSRKKKEKELEKERDRERRKPQTRGKSFQVQKEKGSSDEPKPAKTASQTLRYSASFTESYF
- the tbc1d10c gene encoding uncharacterized protein tbc1d10c isoform X1; protein product: MSSQTGPAQKNLSEEDSSGSDVGSEVGLEPETDRFGFIVTNGSTAGSVGPPPELVRQRETKWINIISQWDRMLLKKTSKVKVQCQKGIPASLRAKCWPLLCGATDRMKQNENLYQSLDSQPALQSWVDVIERDLDRQFPFHEMFLSKDGHGQRGLFRVLKAYTQYQPEEGYCQAQGPVAAVLLMNMPAEEAFWCLVQISEQYLPGYYSPLLEGVLFDAAMLTWVLKRTCPAAHKHLQHHGVEPLMFATDWLMCLFTRHLPFNTLLRVWDLFFCYGVRVLLQVAVVLVRRVLGRAEQRKQCQGQMETLERLRGVREEVHEEDDTFIAEVCSVQLSARDLEKHTEKELEKWRKDRPSSTFDPRGRCQGYRMAWARARQSEEARDREAREKGNLSVPLTRSASTLSLSPSLLQKRWKKGGKASTREWEGGGKVVRHLSMGAKEDFRSWTELNFKKVQGVQEEEDIVFEEHKKQSETKLTGETEQKELLEKPKKMEIQNVPTEHVETVIKDEIVQMETRTTEKEESPLKETVETKMLSEETEKTNVETEQTNSPAEDQTSENILQPEHKQGEELDSSSPSQVLEQQSPESKHLETEVKDTNKETEEQSGHTAAVEENQTEIQEDADKSTEVEMQESVASSEEQDVKPEESIETENVQQMQVDAVTAETSPGSETDGKTEAATVKDPPVETETQQQDVITETDGKIEGPTVTDPPVETETQQQDVITETDSKIEGPTVTDPPVETETETQQQDMITETDGKIEGPTVTDPPVETETETQQQDMITETDGKIEGPTVTDPPVEAESETQQQDVITETDGKIEGPTVTDPPVETETQQQDVITETDGKIEGPTVTDSPVETETETQQQDVITETDGKIEGPTVTDPPVEAETETQQQDVITETDQSSQGDAFEGKYQSHESLAEIDMTEEPHTQSETEGDALAQTQETVKNNAATQDELEAEIELIDSEHHTDSHTDAETLIRSSPECIEQQEDTDLIGDTETEAETPAASDIVTESSEALEKECDAAACEPTQEEEEGSLTAPSEAQVDKQTEETTETETTDSITPPLKDVTSTQAEAVTLTTEPDGETSSVEMSISEEPAPEQPTSQVTVGAVEEEESTETVQENTVEEDDVFIPTAPTDSPNTDSIPQVQENDSHLVKDQEEPNDSSLTQASALCSSRSSGDVCIRKPSSSRGARLARRLSEDLFIMPERKSQSIPNHPEVEHGESQSNPGAVNPTQTPSDVTPSPSAAVTETTAVQQEQPPPDPRKRFGLFRRLRGEQPKKVSKMQVPKILIQDFSDGTGMGKPVEEEAVEEKLSSRERRRRRRERERKEKEEEKSRKKKEKELEKERDRERRKPQTRGKSFQVQKEKGSSDEPKPAKTASQTLRYSASFTESYF